In a single window of the Nilaparvata lugens isolate BPH chromosome 1, ASM1435652v1, whole genome shotgun sequence genome:
- the LOC111045758 gene encoding transmembrane protein 256 isoform X1 gives MESLENTIGVIYDNAWNYILKIPYSQETYNYCYDITRQVSNLVTSTIVPKPAPTTTVVMMDPLPLYKMAGSGMIFVRIAGVLGTTAVGLAAYGAHSKFSKEDDAKMKMMFEISNKYHFIHALALLGVPMCRFPTVTGTLLVTGTVMFCGTSYYRALTGDGSLRKITPIGGTLLIFGWLSMVL, from the exons ATGGAATCTTTAGAAAACACAATTGGTGTAATTTACGACAATGCTTGgaattacattttaaaaatacctTATTCTCAAGAAACATATAATTATTGCTATGATATA ACAAGGCAAGTGTCAAACTTGGTTACATCGACCATTGTTCCAAAACCAGCGCCAACCACTACAGTTGTAATGATGGACCCGTTGCCACTCTATAAGATGGCTGGCTCAGGAATGATATTTGTCAGAATAGCCGGTGTCCTCGGAACCACTGCTGTTGGATTAGCCGCCTACGGAGCTCATT CAAAATTCTCCAAAGAGGACGAtgcaaaaatgaaaatgatgttTGAAATATCCAACAAATACCACTTTATCCATGCACTGGCACTGCTGGGCGTTCCTATGTGCCGCTTTCCAACTGTG ACTGGAACTCTGCTGGTGACAGGAACGGTAATGTTCTGTGGCACATCCTACTACCGTGCACTGACGGGTGACGGCTCACTGCGCAAGATCACTCCCATCGGGGGCACTCTATTGATATTTGGATGGCTGTCTATGGTCTTGtaa
- the LOC111045758 gene encoding transmembrane protein 256 isoform X2, with product MGVQESVQYWLFQNPLVTNTTDILKFTTRQVSNLVTSTIVPKPAPTTTVVMMDPLPLYKMAGSGMIFVRIAGVLGTTAVGLAAYGAHSKFSKEDDAKMKMMFEISNKYHFIHALALLGVPMCRFPTVTGTLLVTGTVMFCGTSYYRALTGDGSLRKITPIGGTLLIFGWLSMVL from the exons atgGGAGTTCAAGAATCAGTACAATACTGGTTATTTCAAAATCCTTTGGTCACCAATACGACAGACATTCTAAAATTCACG ACAAGGCAAGTGTCAAACTTGGTTACATCGACCATTGTTCCAAAACCAGCGCCAACCACTACAGTTGTAATGATGGACCCGTTGCCACTCTATAAGATGGCTGGCTCAGGAATGATATTTGTCAGAATAGCCGGTGTCCTCGGAACCACTGCTGTTGGATTAGCCGCCTACGGAGCTCATT CAAAATTCTCCAAAGAGGACGAtgcaaaaatgaaaatgatgttTGAAATATCCAACAAATACCACTTTATCCATGCACTGGCACTGCTGGGCGTTCCTATGTGCCGCTTTCCAACTGTG ACTGGAACTCTGCTGGTGACAGGAACGGTAATGTTCTGTGGCACATCCTACTACCGTGCACTGACGGGTGACGGCTCACTGCGCAAGATCACTCCCATCGGGGGCACTCTATTGATATTTGGATGGCTGTCTATGGTCTTGtaa